Sequence from the Cydia strobilella chromosome 14, ilCydStro3.1, whole genome shotgun sequence genome:
TTGTTACAGACGCCCTTACTGATCGGCCAGAATTTCACAGAGTTACCTTTCGTAACGGTATTGAAGGACAACCGTAAGTTGTTCTTTTATAAGAGCCCGTTAACTGAAATGCAACAAGATAATTCTGTGAAGTTGTTGACCTTTAACTCTACCAAGATTCAGGGGGTGAACCTTGTCGAAGTGTATTCAGAAGATTCCTCTTTTTCCGGTGATGTTTATGTTGAAGGGTATAGTTGCGGTGAACCTGGAAAAGAGTATCATCTACATCAGGGTGCTTATAGAATCAAGGATGGGAGGGGTCATTTAGTGCTAACCAATTTAACTAAAGATGTGTTGACATTGGACTCCAATATTCTTTTGGCCAGGGCGGCATCGTTTATAGAAAAGAAAGTTCTCCATGTCAATAGAATTACCTGCGACATTTCGTCATTAGAGCCAATTGAAAAAAACGATATCAAGGTAGGCAAGGACGTCAGTACAGAGTTCGTCGAGAGGTTACACACGCTTCTTCAATCCTACCGTGATTGTTTTGCGTCAAATCTGAGCGAATTAGGATCGGCTAAAGATGTTGAGATGACGATAGACTTATTAGATGACCGGCCAGTAGTCTACAGGCCTTACAGATTGTCGCATGTTGAGAGGGAGCAGGTACGCAACACTATTAAAGAACTTTTAAGTAATGATATTATTCAAGAGTCGAACTCGGACTACGCCAGCCCCATCTTAATGGTAAAGAAAAAAACGGGTGAACAACGATTATGTGTCGACTTCCGGGCTTTGAATAATAGAACTAAAAAAGATTGCTTCCCGCTCCCTCTGATCGAAGACCAGTTGTCAAACTTAAGTGGTAACCGTTTTTTTACCACCCTAGATCTCGCATCTGGTTATTACCAGGTGCCCATGGCGGAAGATAGTCGACGTCTCACAGGTTTCATAACACCAGATGGCCACTATGAATTTAAAAGGATGCCGTTCGGCCTTGCTAATGCGCCGGCAGTCTTTCAAAGGCTTATTAACCGAATGCTTGGATCGAAGCGATTTGAATCTGCATTGGCATACCTGGACGACATCCTTGTGCCATCTGGTGATCTAGAACAAGGTTTTGAGAGATTGGAAGAGGTCTTGAAACTCATCAGGGAGAATGGTCTTACACttaaactgtcaaaatgtcgCTTCTTTGACAACACGATTAATTACCTTGGCTATGAAATCTCTGCTGATGGGATTAGGCCCAATGAAGATAAAATATTGGCAGTCAAGACATTTCCTATTCCTCAGACGAGGAATAGGAAATCTTAGGCAGTTTTTAGGCTTGGCTGGGTATTTCCGGAGATTTGTGAAGGGTTTTGGTGAGATTGCTAGACCACTCACAAATCTACTGAAAAAAGATGTCGCATTTAAATGGTCCGAAGTAGAGCTTCAAGCTTTCACCACGTTGAAAAACAAGTTGGTCGATCGTCCAATATTAGCTTTATACAACCCTAAACTTGACACCGAGCTTCATACGGATGCAAGCTCTCTTGGAGTGGCCGGAATACTGCTACAGTGGCAAGAAAATCCTCGGGTGTTGAAACCGGTAGCCTATTTTAGTAGGCAGACCACTCCGGAAGAGCGTCACTTGCATTCGTATGAGCTAGAAACTTTGGCGATAGTGAACTCTCTAAAAAAGTTTAGAGTGTACCTATTAGGGATTAATTTTAAGGTTGTGACAGACTGTAACGCTATCAGAACAACGTTAACCAAGCGCGACTTAGTACCTCGAATTGCCAGATGGTGGCTCCAAATTAGCGAGTTCACCTTCGATATAGAGTATAGGCCTGGTACACAAATGACCCATGCTGACGCTCTAAGTCGTAATACTACGTTGACAGACACCGAAAATGAGTCACATATTTACACTGTTTATAACATAGAAAAAGATGATTGGCTTTTGACCTTACAGCTGTCCGATCCTGATGTAGCACGTATCGTGAAGATTCTTAAGCCGGAAAATGACGAGGAAGCTAGGGACATTAAGAAAAACTATGTATTCAAAGATCATAAGCTTTATAGAAGAGTAGACGATAAATTGCGTTTGGTAGTGCCGCGAAGCGCGCGGTTTCAAATTTGTCACGCGAACCATGACGATATCGGGCACCTAGGCGTAACCAAGACTATTGAGAGGATTCAAGGGCTATACTGGTTCCCAAAACTTCGtcgttttgtaaaaaaatacgtgGGCAACTGTATAGCTTGCGCCTATAATAAGGATAGTTCTGCTAAACGAAAGCAAGGCCAATTGTATCCCATACCAAAAGGCGACAAACCGTTTCACACGATTCATGTGGATCACTTAGGTCCATTTGTAAAGAGTGTTAGGGGTAATACGTATATTTTGACGATTGTAGACGGATTCACTaaatacgtttttgtgaaaCCGGTAAAAAATACTAAGACAAAAACCACAGTGAAAATATTAGAGGATGTTTTTCATGATTTCATTTATCCCTCTCGAATCATTTCCGACCGAGGTACCTCTTTTACATCAGCGGCCTTCAAAAGATTTTGCGATACTAATGGTATCAAACATATCCTAAACGCAGTGGCTTGCCCTAGGGCAAACGGTCAAGCCGAAAGATTTAATCAGACCATATTAAATTCCATGATGAGGCATAATTTAGGTCAGGACGAACGTAGTTGGGATGTGTGTCTGAAAAAAATTCAGTGGGGCATAAATAACACCATAAATACCACCACCAAAAAGACTGCATCGGAGACTCTTTTTGGTATTAAATCTCAAGATGGTCTCGCAAACAAGTTGGGTGTTGAAATCGACGTCGCTAACAAATCCATGATGGATTTGAGGAGGGAGGTCGATGGCAACATTCAAATGAGCCAGACAAAACAGAAACAAAGATTCGATTTTGGAAGAGTTCCCGCTGCAGTTTTTAAGGAAGGGGATTTGGTTAAATTAACTCGCACAAATTTTTACAACAAGGGAAACAGCACAAAACTGTTGTCTAAATTCATTGGTCCCTATAAAGTCGTAACGTTTACACGCGGGCTGACATATTTTGTGATTGCGGCCATTACTGAATCGTAATTATCTTTTTCACTCTCGGAAAGTTGTAGCGACGTTGTGACTATTCTGGCAGCTTCCATTCCTAACATATTTCTCAAGAGGGCCAATTTTACCTTATCCGCGGCATTATCTTGCCCCGAACCCACCAAGTAGTCTTCAAAACAGAGACGCCATAGCCGCCATTCTGTTGCCGCATTTGCAGCTCGCAAATCAAAGTTTGGTGGCAGCTTGATGGAATGCTCCATCTTTAACAACTTCTAAAATTTTCTGCACGTGTCTTACAAtatattttctacttttttaCAGACTGCGccatgttttatttcaataatacaatttatattgtaattaataGTAACTCTTTATTCAGAACTTGGGTGACATGTACCCAGGACCATAGATAGCATATATTGCTGAACCACAGATACACaacacccacaacacaagccttcttgagcttaccgtgggacttagtcaatttgggTAAGAATAGTTTCTGCTGTTGACAATGTAAGTACAATGGTAAATTTCCATTAGGTATAAAAGTAAGTTGGGATAGTAATAAAGAACCTAACATACTTACTCTTGTTTTATTATGGTTCGCTCATGCTGTGTTTGTGGAAACACAATCCACTTATCACTGATGCTTTCCCTGTTCAGTGCGTTGGTCACCTGACGAATGCAACGGCTTGTTGTTCGTTGAGTTAAATGCTGGGTTAGCCCCACAATCCGTTGGTCTGACCCCGTGGCGTAAAAGCTAAGCGCACATAAAAcctatgaaataataataacatacacGTTTTACTTATAAAGATAAtgaatacttatacttataataatatagtagGTACACCAGATTACACGAAGACAGTATGTACTACCTTTATTTTCAATGGGATTTCACGTGTGCCACGAAGTGTGGTCTGGGTACGCAGGTCCGAACAAAGTTGTTTAAACACGGATTTGCTAAGCCGAAATTGTTGAATGAACAACAATTCCGGCATCTTCTCCACCCTTTCCAGCCTGACGCGATTTTCCCGACGGCGCCTGCGTCTCCGCGAAACTTCTGCATTGTGAGCCGCCCGCAATAATCTCAGTGTGCATTTTACTACACAATAACTTTTAATACGGCCTTTCTGTCTTCTCTTCGCTAAGTTATCTGCAACGGGATAGCTCACGCTACGTATCGATACCTACGAGACGATAACGATTCGTTTTCGCTTGTCAAAAGTGTCACTTGGCTAGGCAATGTATGGCAGATATCGACTTCCGGTAACGAAAGTTTTGCGTTTCGTTACAACATTGCAACTTGGCTAGCATTTTTGTATTCGTTAATATTTTGCGACAGACTCGTCGTCGGTACCTGTcattcccatacattttttatcGATTCGTAAGCGTTATCGTTTTACGAATTGcctcttggctaggccccctggtgcgccgggtgcgggccaGCCCCAACCCCGTCCTGCGCTCTATTGCGGACAGGTTTGACTGTCCATACTTGAGGCACTGCTGTGAGATGCATGTTTCTTGCAGCCCATATTTTGTTtaacttattaattatgtactaaCATTAGGGAtaagaattaatattaaatactaaCAAGTTTTATGAGTAAGTTaatggtatatataatattaataagttatttattattattatagcattTCCTTCATTTCAAATAATAATTCCTCGTCATCTCGCGCATTCGGTCTTCTGGATCGAAGTCGGAATGCGttccttttaataatttattggtgTCCTTACACCAGTGATGTAGGAAAAACCTATAAGATAAGTCGATAATTTGGTTGGTTAGGGCATTTTTATGATCAGCAcatctaataaaattaaaatttacaactGTGTTTACTACAGactgagaatgagtgggttacccgtcaaatgtcttctttacgctgatgacctagtattgctagcgtcatcgggtgaagagctgcaggagatggtaactagaatgcatggatcttttgaaaggaaaggaatgaaaataaatgtaagtaagacgaaagttatggtatttgaaaaggaggaatatatgacaaactgtgaaattttgattggacaagtgaaagagtttgtgtatctgggaacactagggacggtaagcatgataaagatattgaaaggagagtgattgctggaaatcgcgtgaatggggcacaacgcttttatgagcagccagaaggtgtcgcaaaaggcacggttggctgtgcatggaggggtgctggtgcctacacttatgtatggtagcgaaagttgggtatggcagaagaggcatcagagccaagtgaatgcagtggaaatgagagcgttgagaagtgtgtgtgatgtgagattacaagatagaattaggaacagtgtgataagggaaaagtgtggactgagcgaagatgtagtgacaaaaattttGCAGGCAATGGTAGTACAAAAATGTGCCTCAGCCATCTATACGCCTTAGGTCCTTGCTTATAAAGAAATAATGTGGTAAATTTACCAATGGCTTTCTAAAAAGCCGTGTTGTTTGAGAGAGACATAGCTTTTTTAGCCTGACGGCATATTTGTCCTTCGTCTCGATATATAATAAAACTTGGGATTCTTTGTATGTTTATCAGCTTGAACTTGCCTACGTATACAAATTGATTTAGGATTTTCAGGTTGAATATTGAACGGTGTGTGCCGTCTGGTTTCTTGACCAAAAAAATTCGAGAAACAAAACTGGGGGCAATTTGTACTGGCTCTACGACTTTCATTTTTGTTAGCTGATTGATTGCCAAGTCCATTTCGTCTGACGGTAATGTTAATTGAGGGTGGTTGGATAGGCATGGCAGTTGAAGTATCGGCTTTGAACAAAAAGGGATGTGATATCcctgtattatttttaataatatttgaccTGCTTGAAACATCGAGTCAGAATTTTTTCCTTCCTCGAGACTCTTTTCGTGAGTCATTGTAAGACTGTCTATGTGCTTGGTGACTAGTGGGTCCTGACCTACCCCTAGAGGCCCGAGAGCGAAAGTTGCGGTTACCCTGCGCGGGCACCGGGCAGTCTCGGCAAAGTTTGATCATACATACCATAACCTACTTGCGCAGCAGGTACTGGCGGGTATGGATACTTGGTTAGTAGGGATTGTAGGGAACCTGCGCGGTTGCCGTTTGtggataatattaattattcataGCCGGTGGTGCGGCAGTTTGAAAATTTGGTTGATTTCCCTGCGCGGGCAACAGGTATCTTTGTTTTGGATTTGGAGTAGAATTAGCCTGCGCGGCTTTTCTATTAAGGCGAGTTTCGTTCTTAAGAGGCCAAAACACTTTACTTGTGCCACCTTTCTTTTCTAACGTAGCTGAGAACGTGTCAACGTGAAAAAGGCTGTTACATGATGGCGGTATTCTTCGAAGGGTTTCTTTTGTAAATTTATCTTTGACTGATCGTAAAATACCGTCTCTTCTTTGCTGCACTAAATCAGCACGATGGCCGCAGGCCATCTGTTATGATTGTATTTTGGTTCTTCAGGATTTAGGGTTTAACCCAGCGCTCCTGGAATTATGGGACTACTTCACCCGATAACTTTGCTTGATAAAGTTGAGAATTGAAGATGTCCTGTCTTCGGTCGGCGTCAAACTGTGGTACGTAGCGACCCTCAACTGCTCTCTATCAGCATGGATTACTGGTGCGAAGGCACCCGCCATCTCAAAATTGGCATTTAGGGTGGGTCCCCAACCACCCGGTGGATTGCCCTGTTGAGTCAAGCAGCAATAACCTCTGGCCTGCTGCGGTCCATTTAGTATACGGCGGCGGTGCATCACTTCGAAATACGCCTGATTGGTCGTATTAGATCCTTGTCCGTAATTAGAAAGGAGCACCACTGATCGGGAATATAGTGGCTGGTTCTCCTGTTTAGGCCCTCTGCTTTCCACAAAAATCAGGTTGGATGAAACCATCACCTGTTTTGGGGCCTCCTTCTCATTCATATTCTCGCCCTTTTTGCGGTAGTATTCGCACATTTTAAACCGGTCTTTAAGCTCGGCGAGCACGATGTAAACTCGGTCACACAACGTATGACTTATTCTGAGTCTTCCCTTGACCGTGTCATCATCAGGGAATGGGGCATTAAGCAGTCTCTGTTGCGCGTTAAAGTTCATGCCATCAATTGGCAGATACCCCAGCCAATTGGCGTTCGGTATTAACCCGGGGGGTATTATTTGCGGCGGGACCGGTTGGTATCCGGCTTCTTGTGCTAACGACGCTTCCACTCTTCTTGATGTAGTCAGCGGACTGATGTAGCACTCATACGCATTGTGGTTTCCGGCGTTCAATACGCCATAAGTACCAGATGGGATGTGAACTCCATCGACCTCCATTGGTCCTTGTGGTACGGCTGCGGGGGGTAGGTTTACCTTTACCTCTTCACCACTTGCGGTTAAGACAGTGCCTATATGTGTAAGATAATCATTGACACTTTTAGGTATGCACTGATAATCTGGAAGAGCCTCATGAAAATCTGAATACTGAGGCAGCACGTCCTGTCCTGCTTCGCGTGCTTGTTGCAGTACTTCCACATTCAAGTGGTTACACATTACGTGGGTGAACGCGCTCTGCGGCAAGCGTTCATGTAAACGTGGGTCAATAGCCCACAAGTCACGGTACGTGGCTTCCACGACCGGAATGAATCCACCGTAATCAAAATTTTGACAATATTTCCCTTGGATGGGGATCATGCTAGAAGCAGGTCCCACATCATATAAAGGGGCGTCTGTCGGTGGAGTTTCAGTACTGGATTTTGTCAGTACAGGGACTGGACCGTCGGCGCGCTGCGCCTGGGGACGACGGCCCTTGAAACCCGCGGAACGATTGGGATTCCGGGGCTTCTGAGCTTGAGGGGGGCGGACTTCGTAATCCCGCTGTTGGAAGTCGGGTAGCGCCCAGTCGGCCTGTTGCCGCTGATCATGCTCCCTCATCTCGCGACGCTGCTGGTTTTGATAACCTCGCATCTGGTCCCTAGCCTCTCGGCGGCTACCGCCGGAACTGGCTTGGCCTCTGCCACGTGTTTGGAATTCACGACTCATCTTCTTGGGTTTATTACACCATAAGATTCTTATAAAAACGACTGTAACAAGTCTGACGAGATTTTCTTGTAATCTCCTTCCAAGAAAATCTCGTTTATCTTATTTTGAATAGTTGCGACATCTACCGCCTCAGTTAAAGTTATCCACGACATAAAGGTGCGAATTCCTTGTTCCATCGCATCACATTGTTTTAACAACCCTAAAGAGATAGCCGCGAAACCCTTTTCTGTATGACTAAGATTGTTAAAGTTATCATAGGGTTTTATTTCTTCGTTTGTCTCTAACTCTATGAAACCGGGGGTAGACACATAATTCTTTTGAATCTCGGAATAACGAATTTCTGCCCAATCTGAAGATTCAAATCTTTGAAACTGTTTTAAAGATTCCAAATGGTTTGGGGGCTGATTTTGCAACGGATGTGTCTTTAGTGACAGTTTCTAAAGTCATTGAAAAAGGTTGTTCAGGGACTGTAGGCTCGTTTTTACTATCAAATACCTGATCGCCAGGTAAAGGTAAACTGGATGCGTCATCGGAAAACAGTTCTCCACTCGCATTTAAATCAAGGGCATCGTCAGCGTATACTTCTATATTTTCACTAAGGGATGGAGGGTCTTCTGTTGGTGGATGATGATTtgatagaacattttaaatatttgcgaCTTGTAATGACAAGTTATTTAAAATCTCATCGTACCTACTAAAACGTTTGCCATTCTTCATACTTGCCACTAAAAGTCGGCAAAATAATGCGAGGTAATTTTACGTCACAATTACCATTTTCACTGGCAACGGTTGCACTAATGATTGTGCACTTGGTTGCAAAAATGCTTTCAAAGCTTCACGTAAAACCGTTTTGTATTGAACATACAACTCCTCATACttattttgtgtaaaatatgTCTCCGTTCTGTCTCCTGACTGACGCTTTGGAAATAATCGCCTTATGTCCGCTTTAAAACTCCTTAAACTGTTGCTCAAGTActttataggccaggaaataaatgcccaaaaaaaaggtatagagggaaatgcttggaacacaatttttgacttcgtagctttgtttggactagttaggtgaacatgtcaaaagtccccggccgtaaccctggtgctgggggggagaggggggtttggaGGTttaatttttcgatttttcgatcatatctcggaaactatattattcggggacttttgatatgttcatctcctaactagtccaaacaaagctacgaaatCAAAAAtcgtgttcctagcatttccctctatacctgcttattgcttggcctattatGTCTAGTTTCTAAATACGGCTGCTTAATTCTCTCTTTAGTCGATTTTCAATAGTTCTTCTCCGATGTCTTCAAATTGTTGATCAACTCCTCTTGATATTAAATAAACTCTTCTAATGTAGACATGATGACTCGCACAACTCTCGAACGTTCGTagatataagtaggtagataaCCTAGTACTCGCTATAATCGCTTCCATCCAGACGTTCTTTCTCGATAACAGCTTCTCCAACATTATGGCTCTGAGCTTTTGTTTGCACATCGTTCGGCGTTTATAGCTCTTGGCCATTGAAGCAAGCCGTTGGCTTCCCAATGGGAAGGAACTGTACATGGTTCCAACCGGTTCTTGTGACGGGTCGTGACATTAGACTGGCAAGGTACAGTACTAAGTTAACTATACTGTTTGTAGCGCCAGAATCtaagtaaagtttttttgtGGACTTGGACATCTCGCCATAAACCATGTTAGTTCTGTCAGAATCAGAGCTCGACGCCTTCCTCTTCTTCCCTTAAAGCTTGTAGCATCTAGCCTTTGTATGACCCTGTCGTTTGCAGAAATCACAGATCTTCTTTGTTATAAAGCAGTTATAGTTTCAACCGAAGACTTTCTAGTATTCTTGAAGTAAGCGGGATTTTATGAGCTTGCTGGTCAAGTTGTCCGCTGCTGCCACATTTGATAATTTTGAAACAACAGTATCATATTCAGCCGGCAAGCCACTTAACAGGATTGCAGCTACCTTGGCATCCTCAATAGTTCGCCCGATATCCTGCAGTTTTCTAAGTAACAGAACTCTGCGGTCTGCGGTGCGGACCTTtgtcttcaaaatatttttgcatgcaattttttttcgagctTCAGCTGGCGTTGTACAATTTCTAACATACTGGTCTAAATCCTTATTCAATGAAAGACAGATACGTGCCAACGCAAGGTTATTCCGATCGCCATCCGGTGTCACGGCCTTCGACGACTTCCCAGAAACCTTCGAGAGTCATTACGTTTTTCGTTGTAAATTTTCAAGAGAAAAAAATCTGGGAACCTTGTAGTTTCTCAAGTGCAGACACTGCAGACACGTGCTGGTTGAGGCTAGGTCTCTACGAACGGCGACGGAGTCCATTATGACGATGTATTcgatgtaattttttatttatttaattcaggcaacaaggcccatattacatataccttatataaaaaaaagaaattccaAAACAATATATAAGATATTAAGCTCTAACTTAGATTACGTGACATGGTGCCATTGATTATATAGACACAATCACACTT
This genomic interval carries:
- the LOC134747435 gene encoding uncharacterized protein LOC134747435; this translates as MVCMIKLCRDCPVPAQVKCTLRLLRAAHNAEVSRRRRRRRENRVRLERVEKMPELLFIQQFRLSKSVFKQLCSDLRTQTTLRGTREIPLKIKVLCALSFYATGSDQRIVGLTQHLTQRTTSRCIRQVTNALNRESISDKWIVFPQTQHERTIIKQEFFNTFGMLGLLGCIDCTQIPILRPSQYEERYYCRKQYHSLNVQLICDADMQITSIDACYGGIKDTPSCVCDPTIDEDIWHIACDCPRFGTERLELELKTGVKISPDSSSLRELLRSDGQKRESTKFLENIVRVSCKRKK